The nucleotide sequence CTTAATGTCCTATAATGTTCAGGATGTTACGTCCTCTCACAACGCGGAATCATATATATTTAATTGCACTTCAGTGTTCACTTTGTACTGTATGATGTCTTTGTTGATGGGAATATCTGTTCAGCTCGACGAGGAATTGCTTAAAAAGTTACCTTCCCTTGAAGGAACTATGACAGATCAACTCATGAATCTTGGAGCTTCTCAGAGTCCATTTATGGATATTAGATCAGGTGATATCCATAATACAAGCAAAGTAATCGAAGGCGAGTTTCTTGATTTGCTTGCACGAGTAGCAAGTAAACAGAAGAAGAAACAATGGGCGGTTGGACCAATATTGCCTACTAAACTAGATTGTGTCTCGAATAGAAACGGTGTATGCTTGGAGTGGCTGAATAAACAGCCTCCAAGATCAGTTCTTTATGTATCTTTCGGAACAACAACCTCATTTTCCGATAGGGAAATCAAGGATCTCGCGATGGGATTAGAGCAGAGCAAACAGAGGTTTTTATGGGTGTTGAGAGATGCCGATAGAGGTGATATCTTTACCGGAGAAGCCAGAAAAATTGAGTTGCCGGAAGGATTTGAGGAAAGAGTGGAAGGGACTGGATTAGTGGTCAGAGAATGGGCCCCACAAGCACAAATCTTGGCTCATTCGTCCACAGGCGGGTTCATGAGTCATTGCGGATGGAATTCTTGTATAGAGAGCATTACTATGGGAGTGCCAATAGCTGCTTGGCCTATGCATTCTGACCAACCAATAAATGGTTTCTTGGTTACGGAAATGTTGAAAATAGGCCTGATTGTGAGGGAGTGGGAGAAACGCGAGGAGCTGGTGAGTGCATCTACCATTGAAAATGTCGTGAGGAAGTTGATGGCATCAGAAGAGGGCGATGCGATTAGGAAAAGAGCAGAAGAATTGGGAGTAGCAGTAAGGCGGTCAACAGAAAAAGAGGGTGCTTCTCGAATGGAGTTAGATTCTTTTATCGCGCATATCACAAGATAGACTGGTTTTTCACCAGAACTTTTCAAGTATCTTGGCTACTTCTCATTTTCCCTTACATTTAACTTTCATTAGTCTGTTTCTTGGCTCAAACTAGTTTGTACTACCTTAACTTTTATCGGGTTTGCTTACATGCTTTGCTGAAGCGTGTGACAACGTGTTAGGCTTCCTTCTGGTTTACATAATGTTGTTACTGTTTGTGTATACTTCACGATCATTTCAACGCATTCTCATATATACACTTTATATGTGTTTTTCTTGTCCTCAGTTCAAGTTTACCGGCCACCTCACATAAGCATACAACGTGACAGCCAAACACTCTAATTTGAGAGAATCAGCATGTGAATTTGATGTGAGTGTGTGTGACTTTGATTTTGGAAAACAGCAAAAAGTGTTGGAGGACATAACTAGCAGTGATTGCATACACAGTTAACCAGCAACTTTCTTGGTTTTTGTGCATCACTTTTCATCAGTTGTTGCGATCCAGAAGATGGTAACCGTAATTCATCCCATTGTCATTGCCATTCCCTCTGTTGAAGCCATCAATGTTTTCGCAGCATTTTTAACTATCTCTGATGTAACAAGCTCATCACGACGCGCCTATGGCCTAACAATTAGTCCAATTTTCAAGTACTTTGTTACAAGTTGAGAATTCCTTGGCTGATCCGAATGCATTGGTCGCGCTGCTATAGGAACTCCGAAGGACATACTCTCCATACACGAATTCCATCCGCAATGACTCATAAAACCGTCTGTTGAACTATGTGCTAAAATTTCCAATTGCGCTGCCCAATCTCTTACTATAATCCCTCTTCCTTTTATTCTCTCTTCATATCCTTCAGGCAATTGTACTTTTCTACCTTCACTTGTAAAAACATCACCTCTGTCAGCATCTCTGAGCACCCAAATGAACTTTTGGAGACTCTTCTCTAGTCCAATCGCGAGCGCCATTGATTTCCTCATCACTtgtgttttgcggaaattttgactttttgagagagtcgccacttaattttgaaaaggaattaagaaacctttagagagttacttaaaacgattcaaaataggaaaatcgcTTTAACTTTTTAAGATTCTGAGTAAAtggttcttattaacattttaggaaggtgttaggcacctaaaacgtccgctaacttgcggttatccgatcTGTTTGAGAACATTCTTTTGATTAATTTCTAAAGATTAATTTGCCGAAAAAAtgattgattttagaaatattttgaagGTTTGCAAAAATTAGTTTTTAGAGAATTCAttagggatttaactaggttcgcacaAGGCAtgcaaaacaaataatcaaaaagaaaagggaaagggGAGAAGTAATGATTTAGGCTTTGAAGCCCAAACCATtgaacctgtcctaatctagttgggttttcaacccatttctccTTTCACCGGTCTCATTTCTATGTTTTCGAGCCCCTTGGCTCGAGTTTTCGCTTCACCTGCATTAAGTACAATTTTGGCTTCTAGGCCCAAAATAACTCAAGCAATAAATAGATAaaacaatgataaataaataaataaatattacaacAATGGATAAAGAAAAAAGGAGAGGCTAGCGATTCGTATTGCCACTTCGAGGGTGGGGCTTTAACCCCGTTCCCTTCTTCGACTTTCTTTCATCCGTATATAGTTCGACTCTAAACTCTCTTTCGGCTTGACTTGAAAACATAGGCCTTATTGGCCCATGAAGAATATCCAAAAAGGGAAGAGTCCGTGGGGACTCGAAtgatggaaagaaaaataaaacacattagtatataagctaaattaaagaaaggagaaaagccaacaaaaagaaaataaaaataaagtgaggGAGGTTAGATAACACGTGTTCAAAGAAAGGCAAAACCGCAAGAAAAACTAATGCGGATTTAACGAAAAGAAAAATTGGCAACGTGGTATGGGTCTCAAACAATCAAAAGCCGATTAGGGATAGTAATCCATATTCATATCAATTAAAAGATCAAGTTCAGACAAAACAGGGGAAATTAAAAGTAGCTTGGTACATGATCACCccaagaagtaaaaaaaaatggaataaaaggggacataaataagaaaaattaatatgcacTTAGCTAAGAACAACGCGGCATAGACAAAATACTCGAGAGCCGGTTGgaatcataaaatattttcatatcaaTTTGACAAAGAAGAAATGTATGCCAATGGACTTTGCATTTCGGGTAATCCAACATGACAGGAATGAAGACAGAGCGTATAACCTCTTCCTAACTAATTTGAGATGATTGCTACGTACgcgaaaataaaaatgaaaacttcAATCTGACTATCACTATGCAAAATGACTATAGCATGGGCATAACAGTTCACTTTTAACAGGGCACATTATCAGTAGGCTCAGTATATATTGAACTGAAATTGGACACCTCTTGCATACTAAACTTCTAATTAGCAGATGCAAAAGAAAGGAATATCAAATATGAGAACCATTTCAATTCATAAAAGAAACCTTTGCGTGTTTATACCAGACGGAGACTTCCAGTTATATCGCACATAGTATGTCTTGAAATGTGAAGAAGTGCATGGTTTTGATCTCATGTTAGTAAGAGACCAATTTGTGCTAAACTTGAGCACACCTATTGCACTTGTGAGTTTTTTATGTAGACGAAGAAAATGACAGATAGGTATAGATTTACTACTGAAACGCTCACCAATCCACCTAGAATAAGTCGAAGGGACAGAACACAACCACGCAAGATGAGCCACACTATGAGTTGCAACTCAAATTTTCAAGCGGTTATTACTCAAATGGTCAGTATACTGCCTAACGCCGATTAGACAAAAACGAAGTGAgatttagaaaaagaagaaagaaaaaggaaaaaaagaaaagaaataacctTCAGACTAAAACATGGCTACAAATTTTAATACCAAAAGAGAGAGAACTTCAACGACGAACTAAAATCATCAAATCGAGGTCCACAGAAATATCATCTCAAAGCAGTAGTCGTAACTCAATCACATAGCTTATGGCTCTCAAGGCCTTTACAGCAAAACAATTCTCAGCAACCAAGGTTATAAAATACAACTACGAATCAGGTAATATTAGACTGaaaattgttaaactagaatcaAGGCACGACCTTTAACCAAGAACCAGCTATTCGAACCATAACAGTGCACAagataaaattaggtgtcaacaataaaGGAAGTGGCGAAGCTCCCATTCCTTGCTTCAAAATTTGTCTCATCATGTCCAAGCGTGTGTACCGTACCTCCTAAAAGTTGCGCTTCATTGTCTGGACAATGTTAGAGATATTGACGGGTCACTTCGTGCTTTAAGGGCCAAAGTAAGTTTTACAGTATAGATTTTTCATGTTCACTCTCTTTTAATTTTCTATGGCTTTGTTCCTACCCTATCATATGTTAAGTCTCAAACTTTTGTTGATTAACAATAACATGTTGTGATGAATTTGGTTCTGCAGATTGCAAACTTCCTCCCAAGCAATTTGAATCAGAATTGGCCTCGTGATTTGTATGACAAGGTTGCTCGCAGTTTGTGAAATTGAAGAATCGCAACCTGTGTCTGCCGTTTTACTTTCGATGTTCAACATTGTACAAAGATTGTTGAACTTTCCAAATCCGGACATCATCGATGTATTTGATTAGTCGTTACATCTTAGAGATTTTGCTCGGACCGAGTGTAACAGGTTTATATGTGATCAAGTGTTTAGTCTACAACAGGATTTCAACGCAAGACATGTGCTCAACCTATGCATTATGTGTTGCGCTCTTACTACCGGACCAAAGTTGTGTGTTTGGGTTGGGAGGTGGGGGCCCATTTTCTTTTATCAACCATTTCATTTTGAATGAGTGGCTCAAGTTTCATATGATGCAACTTGCCACTGCATATGCATTATTTGCATAGTGACAAAAACAAGAAGCTGtctatattttgtatatatatacatagcttTTATAGCACACCACAACTCACAACAACATACCGAGTGAAATTCCACAAGTGATCAGTTTCTGTGTAGGGTAGACTGTACGCAGATCGTCGCTCGTCGCTCGATTTACTTTTATAGAACACAACCAACAAAAATTTCTTCAATATACCTTCACTTCATTTCTCAAATCCTGTTCTTGTTTTCTCCATGGATAACATGAATAAGAAC is from Capsicum annuum cultivar UCD-10X-F1 chromosome 5, UCD10Xv1.1, whole genome shotgun sequence and encodes:
- the LOC107853863 gene encoding zeatin O-glucosyltransferase-like, which encodes MEDQTRVRNSDFSTPMTQVQSGGDREDPTEVRNSDFSTSMCSNLKQEEVAIVLVPFPAQGHLNQLLQLACLISSSYDLPVYYVGSATHNRQARVRANALNPSDIAKIHFHDIPTPEFASPPPDCNALSKFPSQLQPSWDASMLLRESVASFLRDISTKARRVVVVHDSLMSYNVQDVTSSHNAESYIFNCTSVFTLYCMMSLLMGISVQLDEELLKKLPSLEGTMTDQLMNLGASQSPFMDIRSGDIHNTSKVIEGEFLDLLARVASKQKKKQWAVGPILPTKLDCVSNRNGVCLEWLNKQPPRSVLYVSFGTTTSFSDREIKDLAMGLEQSKQRFLWVLRDADRGDIFTGEARKIELPEGFEERVEGTGLVVREWAPQAQILAHSSTGGFMSHCGWNSCIESITMGVPIAAWPMHSDQPINGFLVTEMLKIGLIVREWEKREELVSASTIENVVRKLMASEEGDAIRKRAEELGVAVRRSTEKEGASRMELDSFIAHITR
- the LOC124898855 gene encoding zeatin O-glucosyltransferase-like encodes the protein MALAIGLEKSLQKFIWVLRDADRGDVFTSEGRKVQLPEGYEERIKGRGIIVRDWAAQLEILAHSSTDGFMSHCGWNSCMESMSFGVPIAARPMHSDQPRNSQLVTKGNGNDNGMNYGYHLLDRNN